The sequence ataaaactattgagttcaaaaaaatattcaatgaagatATTTGTCTTCTTAGGACAGAGGGAAACTTACagaatattcgtttatttatggCGAAGAGTTAAATACGTATAAAACGTGCTCTAAACGTCGAGCTTTAATTTCCGATATTAGTTTGTGTATAAATCGATAACATATTTgatcaatcttaaaaatatgCCCCACATTTTTCACAGCACAAATATATTGGTGATCTTGAAATAATGTAGGACAGGAATCAATATTTGggtgaaatattaaatgaatatcgaaaatttcgtgaaatattaaataggTATCGACAATTTTATTAGGCATCTCTTTTAACCTACATCGAAGTTCTTAGCGTTCTTCCTGTTGATCTAGTTCTACGGTGCAAAACACCTAATACAATTCACAATTTAATTCTCAAATTTATTGTAtgtaaataaatgacatttatttacattaaaatacgGGACATTAACGAAAGAAATCACGAaaccatgaatatttataatcatttctttCTTAAACGGAACTTCGAATTCCCAAATATAATTAGTTGAAAGCAAATTGTCTTCGCcctattcaaatattcatcagAACATTactaattctataaaaatttcattccacTCCTACAAATTGGTTCCcatcgactgccacgagaaacaataatatttcatatatcacttattcttttctttGCAGAAGTAacaaggaacaattattaactatttagtaacacaattcttacgttacactattatctagtatTTAGGCTACCGAACATTcatattcgacatcagttatgtaacaagttataattatattcttataattttgaagctccggtcatcagtgaccgccgtagcagtcaacgtgctaaTCACACAAAACTCTGCAGCAATGTCCTCTCTGGAAAATGATCAAAAAGGAAAACTAAAGAAGGAAACAAAACAGATATCGTTACTTCTAAAACATCCCGAGACCCCACCGTGTCTAGTTATCATTTATATTGCGTATCGATTAATTCCCATCCCTATTCAGAAGCCGTGGCCGCGtgttcaaaatatcaaaatcgcCCTGACACCGGCATTACCCCACTTTCTCCGCAGGACGATACTGGACACGAAGTATGGCCTGAAGAGATGGCAGATCGGCGAGATAGCGAGCAAGATCGGCCAACTTTACTACCACTACTACCTGCGCACCAGCGAGACCAGCTACCTGCACGAGGCCTACTCGTTCTACGCGGCGATACGGGGCCGCGCGTACTATAGTCGCGCCGCGAAGGAAGACCGTAGCGACCTGATGGTGAAGAAGCTCAGGTACTACGCCCGGTTCATCGTGGTCTGTCTGCTGCTCAACCGGATGAAGCTCGTGCGGGAGCTGGTGCAGGAGCTCGACGCGCAGATCGTCGACTACACGAGCACCTACGAGCCGGATGATCAGCTCGAGTGGAACCTGGTCCTGGACGAGATCAAGGCGTTCGTCAAGGCCGAGTCGGCGGTCGGTGTGATGCACACGGATTCGAACCCGGTGATACTGACCCACAGGTAGGAATGGGATAATTCTTTCCAGCGTCTGTTTCTGATAATGTTCTTATAGGTATTTAAAGTTGAAGTCTATTAATTTTTGGAGCACCAACCGTTGCCTGGGTCTATGTTGACTCAGGCATCCGAAACTtctaatttttgaatatttaagtgAATTGCTTCACGTCTCGAACCTTTTTCTTCGCGGACTCACTGAAATTCACGGATTCACGAGTAAACATTGCATTCGAGTCTAGCCTAAAGTAGTTGTCGAAAGTACCCTTGATTATTGAGACATTTTGCTTTCCGGTTAGcactcgattaaccccttgcccaatGATTTCTGTCGAAAGCTTAGCCCTTAACAATTGACTAGGAAAAGAGCATTTTccttcaaaggttaacgatcgGTAACGGAAAACTAATGTTCAATATCTTCTCCGAAAAAGGTACACAAATGACATTCAGATCTGTCGAATTCAACTTAAacttttcatcgcgagtccAGCGCGATattacagggcaaggggttaactctgatcaaataaaacacttttaTTTCTGATCAGCGTTCGGAGGCCACCGAACAAGACCCCCATACATTGAATTCGACTTGACCGTTCGAAAGTACATATTGAATCCCATGGCTACCCACAGGCTCGGCCCGCAGACCTCGCCGCCCGTCGAACGTACGCCACCCATGTGCCTATCGCTGCAGGAGATCCTGATCGTCGGCAACTGCGCCGACCAGGTCAAGTTCAGCGAGCTCTCGATGGACATGTTCAGGATGCTGCAGACGCTCGAAAGGGAGCCCAGGGACGACCCTAACCACCTGCACGACGCGTCGCCCGCGGGACGGATGCCGTTCAGGCCCGGCCCGTACCCGGGCGCGGAGAACGGCGCGGCGAGACGCGACAATCCGCACAAGTACCTGCTGTATAAGCCCACCTACAGCCAGGTGCAGGTGTTCCTCGCGAGCGGCTTCAAGGAGCTGCCGGCGAACGGCGCGCTCCTACTCTACCTGTCCGCGGACGGATGCTTCTCCACCGTCAAGCATCCGGAAGAAAGTGAGTCTCTGCTTTGATCATTACCCCCGTACCCCGACGCCCTCCAGCTTCCAGTGGTCTTAGAGCGTTTGCTTGAGCAGTAGCGCGAGGAATGGCGCCACGAGTCGAGcggtattccttttttttttggtcGATGTTCTTTGGTCGAGACTCGAAACCTGTTCGCTACCAACGTGTGGATGAATGATTTTGATGAGAGAGTATTGACACTGGGGTGGTTTCTTTTTACTGAGGTATTAGGATTTGTTGAAGTAACGATCTTTGTGGTTGGCTATGTGGAGTATATAATTTATGGTTCTTAGGAATACCGTTGGTAGTGAATCTGTTGACTGCTTCGATGTCTGGTTAGTCTTGCAAACTGCTTGATAAACGTTTGTGCCGGAGTTGAGGTAAAGTTGTGTAGGATATTTAACCTTTGCGGTCCATTGTGATAAATTGGtgttttactaatttttttgatatttattcatAATGTCATAATTGTATTATGATAAATGCAATTTTCGTAtttctgaaatgtttttaaacgaATTATTAACGTGTCATATTAAATTGGTTATTAATGGTAAAATAAAGTATCTTTGGACcgtaaaaggttaataaacAAATGGTCCATCGAACAAGAatttattcaagtaattatttGTTCAGTTTTTTAAGTGTCTGTGTTGGTCGTTCTGTATTGAAAGGTGCTAATTCGgaagtatttgaataaattatcagaatcgatggaaattaattattcaagtaaatgaagatgaattatttcattttatcataTCACGAGTAAAATGCTCAACTCTGGTTTATATTTGCTATCATTCCTAACAAAAAGCATCTGGTCAGACGAACTTAGcatttgtatgaaaattatttaaaattttcagctTCGAACGAAATATggaatcataaataaaatcatGTTTAGCAAAATATTGGTTGAATTCGTGTGACCGTTATTGGTGGTAGTAAACACTAATGAAGAGCGAGTGGCTCAGAGAAACAGCTAGATCGCTGTGTAAGTGGCAAGTTCCAGGGTTTGGCCTGGAAGACATTATTAGGCTGGACTGTGTACATGGTGTATCGGAAGTCGTGGTGCCACTGTACAGATTCTCCGGGGTAGAAATATATTGGACCTATAAAATGATAGTCAAACAGATTCCTTAGAAACACAAAATGATCAAACTAAAATTggtaaaataactttatttcgGATTTACATAATTCCGTtcagaattttcaaatgaaatttacttgttaaataaatttaatttaattcataataataaatacatagcgttgaatttttaaatagataatttgtCGAATAATGTAATTAAGAAGTATTAAAATCGATAATGGGCAGATAATGCTATAGCGTCGAGATTTGCAACAAGTAGAGTCAGTCCATAACGGTCAAACATGCTTTCCCGATACACGTAAGCAACCCCGAACATTTAAATTACGCTCTAGTATGAATAGACTGTCTTTGTATAGACAAGTTCCATTCAACTGCTTCGATTTACTCGATCAATTACCTTGATtcatgtgccacgatttccgagGCATCGTATAAATATTGCTTTCAGGTGTGCTGGCATTAGACTTCTGTCGCTGTTGTTGCTCTTAGGCTACTTTGTTCCTATTTTTCTGTCAATGGTCGTGATACATGCCATTGTTGTCTATCATTGTTGTGTATATCGTTGTTTGTCGTTTAATCGATGAAGGGAGGACAATCAGTTGCCACTTGTTTCTGAGGAAATTTGCAATAACGAGCCAACTGGATAATGCACTAGTTTTAGACACTTTTTGAAAAAAAACACTGGCAACATAGAATAACTAAGCAAATACTATCGAAATCGACTAAAAGAAATCGAACTACTCCCACCACATTAATCAAACAATACCTCCTCTgttaatttcttaaattcatCATAAGTACATCTTTTAGAAGTGTTCAACAAGATAAAGCCAATTAGACCCAATTAAACCCTCGAACCCCTAGAAAAGTCTATCAAAAATCCAATTCAAATCACCATAAATCCAAGTAAAACCCAGTAACTCCATAAACAACAATCATCTCCCAGTCCAAACATAAATTCCTCCAAAACCTTCAACCTCACTTTCCAACCCCTCACATAACCGCTTTAAAAACCCCACCAACAAACCAATTCCAACAGAATTGCCATAGACACAACTAAAAACCAATTCATCTTCCACTTGAAACAAAGttctaaaaaaaaattcttCCTGCCTTACAATCCCCATAACCGTGTAACGGGACGTTCTCTATCGGTCGGCGTCCAGAAACGATTCGCGTCGGCAGAGAAGGAAGGATCAAAGCCTCGGTCCGCTCTTTCATCATGAAAGCCTCTCGGCCGAGAGAACGGCTCGCTGTAAAAATACGCGAACGACACGGTCGCGAAGAGCGGCAGG comes from Nomia melanderi isolate GNS246 chromosome 7, iyNomMela1, whole genome shotgun sequence and encodes:
- the LOC116424187 gene encoding protein SCAI; translation: MVMMAGMDDHERKVVLEFCHLLEKSKQLFNGLRDLPQYGHKQWQGYFGRTFDIYTKLWKFQQQHRTILDTKYGLKRWQIGEIASKIGQLYYHYYLRTSETSYLHEAYSFYAAIRGRAYYSRAAKEDRSDLMVKKLRYYARFIVVCLLLNRMKLVRELVQELDAQIVDYTSTYEPDDQLEWNLVLDEIKAFVKAESAVGVMHTDSNPVILTHRLGPQTSPPVERTPPMCLSLQEILIVGNCADQVKFSELSMDMFRMLQTLEREPRDDPNHLHDASPAGRMPFRPGPYPGAENGAARRDNPHKYLLYKPTYSQVQVFLASGFKELPANGALLLYLSADGCFSTVKHPEEMGYDLGGVSTCSKRDPEHCKRPTGGKEPHCLYPGDLYPFTRKPLFVVVDSDNSFVFQQIPRYFGQPLMVLMSPQDTPPTLRDVRHGGSLFTLFLHAPLAAFCLICNIDSLAVHHWERCQRYIERFLIEACQLVTRSRCETSVLQFFGDDFLRLLLVRYVFCDVVLNLHRSFRGRQQRPRCHPPLPDAEVLEHPTLHHLVLDLAACLDCRDHFPDSNELA